In one window of Poriferisphaera corsica DNA:
- the egtD gene encoding L-histidine N(alpha)-methyltransferase has translation MLRVINYDHQSSDPLETLKHGLNAEQKYLPCEYLYDHTGSKLFDEICHLPEYYPTRTEIGILQDNLPSIADELGPDTMIAELGSGSSNKTEFLLMGLINPSMYIPIDISRNHLIESSLRIKRDFPNIEVVPICADFHRNIKLPIPTRHVGKTVFFFPGSTIGNLQPHEATSFLNRISSIGGKDCGLLIGVDLHKDKQTLINAYNDKQGITAQFNLNILSHINSMTGSNFKPNQFKHKAIWNEQLGRIEMHLISQCKQIINFPGSNITLEKHETIRTEYSYKYSLDQFADTASAFNVQHVWTDRNNLFSIQYLTSKNLHLQMQYSPQQMRKVS, from the coding sequence ATGCTACGAGTAATTAACTACGATCATCAATCAAGCGATCCTCTTGAAACATTAAAACATGGGCTAAACGCTGAGCAGAAATACTTGCCATGCGAATACCTTTATGATCATACTGGCTCGAAATTATTCGATGAGATTTGCCATTTACCTGAGTATTATCCAACAAGAACCGAAATCGGCATACTTCAGGATAACCTACCCTCAATCGCTGACGAACTTGGTCCAGATACAATGATCGCAGAACTCGGCAGTGGTAGCAGCAATAAGACTGAATTTCTACTCATGGGTTTGATCAACCCAAGTATGTACATCCCAATCGACATCTCAAGAAACCACCTAATCGAGTCATCATTGCGCATTAAGCGTGACTTTCCTAATATTGAGGTCGTGCCAATTTGTGCAGATTTTCATAGAAACATTAAGTTACCAATCCCTACCCGACATGTTGGAAAAACAGTCTTCTTTTTCCCGGGATCAACGATCGGAAATCTTCAGCCTCATGAGGCTACAAGTTTTCTTAACAGAATTTCAAGTATTGGTGGCAAAGATTGTGGTCTACTCATTGGCGTCGACCTTCACAAAGACAAACAAACACTTATCAATGCCTACAATGATAAGCAAGGAATCACAGCTCAATTCAATCTAAATATTCTCTCGCACATCAACAGCATGACAGGCAGCAACTTCAAACCAAATCAGTTCAAGCATAAAGCAATTTGGAATGAGCAATTGGGTCGCATCGAAATGCACTTGATCAGTCAATGTAAACAGATAATTAATTTTCCAGGTAGCAATATCACGCTAGAAAAACACGAAACAATCCGAACAGAATATTCCTACAAGTATTCACTCGATCAGTTTGCAGATACTGCAAGCGCATTCAACGTTCAGCACGTCTGGACGGATCGCAACAATCTATTCAGTATTCAATATCTCACGAGTAAAAATCTACACTTACAAATGCAATACTCCCCGCAACAAATGCGTAAAGTATCTTAA
- a CDS encoding FHA domain-containing protein — protein sequence MPKIVILSGMNMGDWYSLTESSLIFGRDESLLAEINDCFVSFRHLKISFDPRDSEYYISDMGSRNGLIINGHQIKHTKKLIKNDLVQIGYTLMIYTHENLDEYRAVERFTAQMRARYLSLIDQLTSKRDRLLEQLNNGTHSQNAITIADNQY from the coding sequence ATGCCGAAGATCGTTATATTGTCCGGAATGAATATGGGGGACTGGTATAGTCTGACCGAAAGTTCATTAATCTTTGGTCGAGATGAAAGCCTTCTTGCCGAAATCAATGACTGCTTCGTGTCATTCAGGCACCTTAAGATCTCATTTGATCCACGTGATTCCGAATACTATATCTCAGATATGGGTAGCCGCAATGGTTTGATTATTAATGGACACCAGATCAAACATACTAAAAAACTGATCAAAAACGATCTGGTACAGATCGGTTACACCCTGATGATCTATACACATGAAAATCTCGATGAATACCGTGCTGTTGAGCGATTTACTGCACAAATGCGGGCACGATATCTCTCTCTCATCGATCAGCTTACGAGTAAGCGAGATCGTCTGTTAGAACAGCTCAACAATGGCACACACTCACAAAATGCCATTACGATTGCTGATAACCAATACTAA
- a CDS encoding FKBP-type peptidyl-prolyl cis-trans isomerase, which produces MPIVVNSPFSGKPVKVRDEDVGRAIRDEEKRIFYVVQRASGEGFYGAPTRKGSEKDEQRYDNLMNKVDQGESFAKQQLQTAIHDARGKKRKLSPARVIAFLLLLAVIGFIVWYSMFDGQQIINQYLNEPNDTYEEIIIEEEIVVPAEQAPSRPDAETPNSNDLEERTEGNVSWGKRSVESVALASPGRLIGYMAATDRDGPDDDPGSDQANQKIDEGEEAADDAAFVVLPSGVKYWIDVKGDEDREPAKAGDWVEIAYRAWLPGGVPVGASEAEKPVGFVLWSGDASRGFDEAINGMYPGERRTLVLPPEVMRGDTLIEREDDEPIDNTLMCEVHLISAKPGIDIDVLRQGVGRVTKPGDKVELAFIARVVGEDEPFMSSDRGGGYQPLVFVIGDRSVIRGLDLAVTGMAKDETRRVWIPSYLGYGEKGFKPLIPENANLEYVITLRDLSKKPEDGS; this is translated from the coding sequence ATGCCGATCGTTGTGAATAGTCCGTTTTCAGGTAAGCCGGTGAAGGTGAGGGACGAGGATGTTGGCCGCGCGATCCGTGATGAAGAGAAGCGTATCTTTTATGTGGTGCAGCGAGCATCAGGTGAAGGATTTTATGGTGCGCCAACGCGAAAGGGTTCAGAGAAGGACGAGCAACGATACGATAACCTGATGAATAAGGTTGATCAGGGTGAGAGTTTTGCCAAACAGCAATTGCAGACGGCGATACATGATGCGCGTGGAAAGAAACGAAAGCTCTCGCCAGCACGTGTGATTGCGTTTTTATTGTTGCTTGCAGTTATTGGTTTTATTGTTTGGTATTCGATGTTTGATGGTCAGCAGATAATTAATCAATATTTAAATGAACCGAACGACACGTACGAGGAAATAATCATTGAAGAGGAGATCGTCGTTCCAGCAGAACAAGCGCCTTCAAGGCCTGATGCAGAGACGCCGAATTCAAATGATCTTGAAGAAAGAACGGAGGGGAATGTGTCATGGGGTAAGCGGAGTGTTGAGTCTGTAGCGTTAGCTTCGCCGGGTCGGCTCATTGGTTATATGGCGGCGACTGATCGGGATGGACCGGATGATGATCCGGGAAGTGATCAGGCTAATCAAAAGATAGATGAAGGTGAGGAGGCTGCAGATGATGCAGCCTTTGTTGTTTTACCATCGGGTGTGAAATACTGGATAGATGTGAAAGGAGATGAGGATAGGGAACCTGCAAAGGCAGGGGATTGGGTGGAGATCGCGTATCGCGCATGGCTTCCAGGTGGCGTGCCGGTAGGAGCTTCTGAGGCAGAGAAGCCGGTGGGATTTGTGTTGTGGTCGGGGGACGCATCGCGTGGTTTTGATGAGGCGATCAATGGCATGTATCCAGGAGAACGTCGTACGCTAGTGCTGCCGCCCGAGGTGATGAGGGGAGATACGTTAATTGAGCGTGAGGATGACGAACCGATTGATAATACTCTAATGTGTGAGGTGCACTTAATCAGTGCTAAGCCGGGTATTGATATTGATGTGTTAAGGCAGGGGGTTGGCCGGGTGACGAAGCCGGGAGATAAAGTGGAATTAGCGTTTATTGCGCGAGTTGTCGGAGAAGACGAGCCGTTTATGAGTAGTGATCGTGGGGGAGGCTATCAGCCTTTAGTATTCGTGATTGGGGATCGATCAGTGATTCGTGGTTTAGATTTAGCGGTGACAGGCATGGCCAAAGATGAGACGCGGCGTGTGTGGATACCCTCGTATTTGGGGTATGGTGAAAAAGGATTCAAGCCGCTGATTCCAGAGAATGCGAATTTAGAATATGTGATCACATTGAGGGATTTATCGAAGAAGCCAGAAGATGGGTCATGA
- a CDS encoding cytochrome c oxidase assembly factor Coa1 family protein, translating into MFARHKQKPQQHPDPKLRTMQADATLDWWRRNFKWVLIMGPGFFTLALIIGGIIGIYATNHSPLYTSAWQQVQTNPQVIAALGQPLDAGFLAQSQENPTTGQMIFNISGPNGDATVQHNAKRDNPQSDNWTTTSLLVYTRTNLGDQTIAIIQPTEPTDSPTEQ; encoded by the coding sequence ATGTTCGCCCGTCATAAACAAAAACCTCAGCAGCACCCCGATCCCAAATTACGCACCATGCAGGCCGACGCCACCCTTGATTGGTGGCGGCGAAACTTCAAGTGGGTTCTCATCATGGGGCCCGGCTTCTTCACTCTCGCACTCATCATCGGCGGAATCATAGGTATCTATGCCACCAATCACTCGCCACTCTACACCTCCGCATGGCAGCAAGTTCAAACCAATCCACAAGTCATCGCCGCTCTTGGTCAACCCCTTGACGCCGGCTTCCTCGCCCAAAGCCAGGAGAACCCAACCACCGGCCAAATGATCTTCAACATCTCCGGCCCAAATGGTGACGCAACCGTTCAACACAATGCAAAACGCGATAACCCGCAATCCGACAACTGGACCACCACGTCGCTACTCGTCTATACCCGAACAAATCTTGGCGATCAAACCATTGCGATTATTCAGCCCACCGAACCAACTGACTCACCTACCGAACAATAA
- a CDS encoding transketolase C-terminal domain-containing protein — protein MSSAATKPFPIDLNAFVPMELDPGQPRLTAEQKTQLENNIALCRDAIIFFTATGAAKGLGGHTGGPYDIVPEVLIADGFMRGTNRVVDKYFDEAGHRVAIQYLMSVLNGFMPAEKLAEYREANSHLPGHPELGYTPGVGFSSGRLGHMWPYVNGVAMANPEKAVFCFGSDGSQQEGNDAEAARFAVAKGLNVKVIVDDNDVTIAGHPSKYLPGYCVKKTLEGHGVKVLEGHGEDLDDLYGRMCDAVNTPGPVALINKRPMAPKIKGLENSPHGHDVIKVDLAIAYLEERGHGEAAEYLKGIDKLKDGTTYRGSNGDSKGSNRNVFGKVVSDILDKMTREDRVAKVRCIDSDLEGSCGLNHIRERHPEVFEASGIMERGNYSACAGFGMEEGKQGIFGTFSAFLEMVISEITMARLNKSNVLAHFSHAGVDDMADNTCHFGINNMFAANGLEEGDNTRLYFPADQHQMRSLLETVFDDAGLRFVFSTRSACPDILTEDGKDYFAPENGYKFQPGKDEVIREGTAGYIVSFGETLYRALDAVEQLKAEGIDVGLINKPTLNVVDDEMLEKIGKSGFVLVAESFNKDTGLGSKMGSWLLERGLTPKYAHLGSTKEGCGGLWEQMQHQGLCPEGIKASVKKLLG, from the coding sequence ATGAGTTCAGCAGCAACGAAGCCGTTTCCGATTGATTTGAATGCGTTTGTGCCGATGGAGCTAGATCCGGGGCAACCGAGGTTGACGGCCGAGCAGAAAACACAGTTGGAAAACAATATTGCGTTATGTCGTGACGCGATTATCTTTTTTACGGCAACAGGTGCTGCGAAAGGTCTAGGCGGACATACGGGCGGGCCATACGATATCGTGCCTGAGGTATTGATTGCTGATGGGTTTATGCGTGGGACGAATCGGGTGGTGGACAAGTATTTCGACGAGGCGGGTCACCGTGTTGCGATTCAATACTTGATGAGCGTGCTGAACGGGTTTATGCCGGCGGAGAAGTTGGCGGAGTATCGTGAAGCGAATTCACACTTGCCGGGGCATCCGGAGCTGGGGTATACGCCGGGTGTTGGGTTTAGTTCGGGCAGGTTGGGGCATATGTGGCCGTATGTGAATGGTGTGGCGATGGCGAATCCGGAGAAGGCGGTTTTCTGCTTTGGGTCGGACGGTTCGCAACAAGAGGGGAACGATGCGGAGGCTGCACGTTTTGCGGTGGCGAAGGGTTTGAATGTCAAGGTGATTGTGGATGACAATGACGTGACGATTGCGGGTCATCCGTCGAAGTACTTGCCGGGATATTGCGTGAAGAAAACGCTTGAAGGGCATGGTGTGAAGGTGCTTGAGGGGCATGGTGAGGATCTGGATGATCTGTATGGACGGATGTGTGATGCGGTGAATACGCCGGGGCCTGTGGCGCTGATTAATAAGCGGCCGATGGCGCCGAAGATTAAGGGGCTGGAGAATTCGCCGCATGGTCACGATGTGATCAAGGTTGATCTTGCGATCGCGTATCTTGAGGAACGTGGTCATGGTGAGGCGGCTGAGTATCTTAAAGGTATTGATAAGCTGAAGGATGGAACGACGTACCGCGGTTCGAATGGTGATTCAAAGGGTTCGAACCGTAATGTTTTTGGCAAAGTTGTCTCGGATATCTTAGACAAGATGACGCGTGAGGATCGTGTGGCGAAAGTTCGCTGCATTGACTCAGACCTTGAGGGGTCATGTGGGCTGAACCATATCCGAGAGCGTCATCCAGAGGTGTTTGAAGCTTCGGGCATTATGGAGCGTGGTAATTACTCAGCTTGTGCTGGGTTCGGGATGGAAGAAGGTAAGCAGGGAATCTTCGGGACGTTCTCAGCGTTTTTGGAGATGGTGATCAGTGAGATCACGATGGCGCGCTTGAATAAGTCAAACGTGTTGGCCCACTTCTCACATGCGGGTGTTGATGACATGGCGGACAATACGTGTCACTTTGGCATCAACAACATGTTTGCGGCGAATGGCCTAGAAGAAGGCGACAATACGCGGCTTTACTTCCCGGCTGATCAGCATCAGATGCGTTCACTGCTTGAGACGGTGTTTGATGATGCGGGGCTGCGATTTGTGTTCTCGACACGGTCGGCATGTCCGGACATCTTGACCGAAGACGGGAAGGATTACTTTGCACCGGAGAATGGTTACAAGTTCCAGCCGGGCAAGGATGAAGTGATCCGTGAAGGGACGGCTGGGTATATCGTTTCGTTTGGTGAGACGTTGTACCGGGCGTTGGATGCTGTTGAGCAGCTCAAGGCTGAGGGTATTGATGTAGGTTTGATCAATAAGCCAACGTTGAATGTGGTTGATGACGAAATGCTTGAAAAAATCGGCAAGAGCGGATTTGTGCTGGTTGCTGAATCGTTTAATAAAGATACAGGTCTTGGTTCAAAAATGGGGTCGTGGTTGCTTGAACGCGGCTTGACCCCGAAGTATGCACATCTCGGTTCAACCAAAGAAGGCTGTGGCGGTTTGTGGGAACAGATGCAGCATCAAGGGCTGTGTCCGGAAGGTATTAAAGCGAGTGTGAAGAAACTACTCGGCTAA
- a CDS encoding methyl-accepting chemotaxis protein, translated as MGKPKKRCMRFNCMSVRMKLLLGIGGILLLSGVVLTWFTLDRLDHFITVAEQNELHENGLKVLGAIGAEERMAVSLAEVVAGNAEARRMFAAKDRAGLWGMYGEGFGKMKEVYGVRQFQFHLPPAESFLRVHKQKKYGDDLSGFRKTVVMANETKRPVSGLEKGVAGLGIRGVVPMFDVAGGHVGTVEFGMSIDQQFFDELKEEGGVDYVMYMRQGEAGKAGGVLEVFASTMGEVDLLDGENLAVALDGEEHIYHIEYEGNPTAVFTTVIRDYQGEIVGVLEVVKDRSEYMAIRKQIQYATMLICALTLLVSIAATGWFLRVMVKRPIDEVAGAMERMADGDMRFRFEVSKKDEIGHLQRSYNTFADRVSDVISKVGESAQEVALAAEEVAETSDHIADGMREQASQIEQTASAVEELSVSVDEVATQSHDATQEAIRSGEVANQGGAAVKQTIDDINEVSERVKHGAESVNQLGERGQQISEILTFINEIADQTNLLALNAAIEAARAGEYGRGFAVVADEVRSLADRTTKATNEIALSIKTMQSETADAVELMNRSCEHVQVGVEHVSEAGDYLEEIVASADMVAKKVEGIATASQQQALASEQIAQAVESISSVTKQSQDATEQAATAGHNLAKRAEGMMEVISGFRIAG; from the coding sequence GTGGGCAAACCCAAGAAGCGTTGTATGCGGTTTAATTGTATGTCGGTGCGGATGAAATTGTTGTTGGGTATTGGGGGGATTTTGCTATTGAGCGGTGTGGTGTTGACGTGGTTCACGTTGGATCGGTTGGATCACTTTATTACGGTGGCTGAGCAGAACGAATTGCATGAGAACGGGTTGAAGGTGCTGGGCGCGATTGGTGCTGAAGAGCGTATGGCAGTGTCGTTGGCGGAGGTTGTGGCTGGGAACGCTGAGGCGAGGCGGATGTTTGCGGCGAAAGATCGCGCGGGGTTATGGGGAATGTATGGTGAGGGGTTTGGGAAGATGAAGGAAGTATATGGGGTGAGGCAGTTTCAGTTTCACTTGCCGCCGGCGGAAAGTTTTTTGCGGGTGCATAAGCAGAAAAAATATGGGGATGATCTGTCGGGTTTCCGCAAGACGGTGGTGATGGCGAATGAGACAAAGCGGCCGGTGAGCGGGTTGGAGAAAGGTGTTGCGGGGTTAGGGATACGTGGTGTTGTGCCGATGTTTGATGTGGCGGGAGGTCATGTTGGGACGGTTGAGTTTGGGATGTCGATTGATCAGCAGTTTTTTGACGAGCTAAAAGAAGAAGGCGGGGTTGATTATGTGATGTATATGCGGCAAGGCGAAGCGGGGAAGGCGGGCGGGGTGCTTGAGGTGTTTGCATCGACAATGGGCGAAGTGGATTTGCTTGACGGAGAAAATCTGGCGGTGGCGCTGGATGGTGAAGAGCATATTTATCATATTGAGTATGAGGGGAACCCAACGGCGGTGTTCACGACAGTGATCCGTGATTATCAGGGTGAGATTGTAGGTGTGTTGGAGGTGGTGAAGGATCGTAGTGAGTACATGGCGATTCGTAAGCAGATTCAGTATGCGACGATGTTGATTTGTGCGCTGACGTTGTTGGTGAGTATTGCGGCGACGGGATGGTTTTTGCGTGTGATGGTGAAGCGGCCGATTGATGAGGTGGCGGGGGCGATGGAGCGGATGGCGGATGGCGATATGCGGTTCAGGTTTGAGGTGAGTAAGAAGGATGAGATCGGTCATCTGCAGAGGAGTTATAACACGTTTGCGGATCGTGTGAGTGATGTGATTTCAAAGGTGGGTGAGAGTGCGCAGGAAGTTGCGCTTGCTGCTGAGGAGGTTGCGGAGACAAGTGATCATATTGCGGATGGGATGCGCGAGCAGGCGTCGCAGATCGAACAGACGGCAAGTGCGGTTGAGGAATTGTCGGTCTCGGTGGATGAGGTGGCGACGCAAAGCCATGATGCGACACAGGAGGCGATCCGCTCGGGCGAGGTTGCGAATCAGGGTGGTGCGGCTGTGAAGCAGACAATTGATGATATTAATGAGGTATCAGAACGGGTGAAGCATGGGGCGGAAAGCGTGAACCAGTTGGGTGAGCGCGGCCAACAGATCAGTGAGATTCTGACGTTTATTAATGAGATCGCGGATCAGACGAATTTATTGGCGCTGAATGCTGCGATTGAAGCGGCGAGGGCGGGTGAGTACGGGAGGGGGTTTGCGGTGGTTGCGGATGAGGTGAGGAGTTTGGCGGACCGGACGACGAAGGCAACCAATGAGATCGCGCTATCGATCAAGACGATGCAGAGTGAGACGGCGGATGCTGTTGAGTTGATGAATCGTAGTTGTGAGCATGTGCAGGTGGGTGTGGAGCATGTGAGCGAAGCTGGCGATTATCTGGAAGAGATTGTTGCGTCGGCAGATATGGTTGCGAAGAAGGTTGAGGGGATCGCAACGGCGAGTCAGCAGCAAGCGCTTGCGAGTGAGCAGATTGCGCAGGCGGTGGAATCGATTAGTAGTGTGACGAAGCAGTCGCAAGACGCGACGGAGCAGGCTGCGACGGCGGGCCATAACCTGGCGAAGCGGGCGGAAGGAATGATGGAAGTGATTTCAGGCTTCAGAATTGCGGGGTGA
- a CDS encoding anhydro-N-acetylmuramic acid kinase produces the protein MSAGGMYPAGMSDKVRYIVGCMTGTSLDGLDAALVRVVGEGMWMRAEYMGMMSRDLGELADVLAELATGRAHDAIEYMRAARRLGELYAGAVSEVCEQYLPKGEKLDFAVCHGQTIWHAPEDEVGKLSWQLFDPWPVVRLCGVKVCYDLRQGDLIAGGEGAPITPAADWFLFGELGMRKHVINQGGICNFTTIPKGDHAEEVMKGISGGDRGPSNLLIDGVISRLMGKGYDKDGEVARSGQASDWLWEKLQEDAFGLKVEGKTTLGREDFDEAFFEKLMGMWPAEMSDADKVATATEAVAHVVVQSLLDSDASGSYEAGGQGDEKVEVILGGGGAKNCYLVERIKAIAETRGEGRYCVKTSDEVGIPADAREAMGFAVLGAMSEDGIAATLEKVTGADRPELAGAWAYPSNR, from the coding sequence ATGAGCGCGGGGGGGATGTATCCTGCGGGGATGAGTGATAAAGTCAGATATATCGTTGGTTGTATGACAGGGACGAGTTTAGACGGGTTGGATGCGGCGTTGGTGCGCGTGGTAGGAGAAGGGATGTGGATGCGGGCGGAGTATATGGGGATGATGAGCCGAGATTTGGGAGAGCTGGCGGATGTGCTGGCTGAGTTGGCGACGGGGCGGGCGCATGATGCGATTGAGTATATGCGTGCGGCGAGGCGGTTAGGGGAGTTGTATGCGGGCGCGGTGAGTGAGGTGTGTGAGCAGTATTTACCGAAGGGTGAGAAGTTGGATTTTGCGGTGTGTCATGGTCAGACGATCTGGCATGCACCGGAGGATGAGGTTGGGAAATTGAGTTGGCAGTTATTTGATCCGTGGCCGGTGGTGAGGTTGTGTGGGGTGAAGGTGTGTTATGACCTGCGGCAGGGGGATTTGATAGCGGGTGGTGAAGGTGCGCCGATTACGCCTGCGGCAGACTGGTTCTTGTTCGGTGAATTGGGAATGAGGAAGCATGTGATTAATCAGGGCGGGATTTGTAACTTTACGACGATCCCAAAGGGGGATCATGCAGAAGAGGTGATGAAGGGGATTAGCGGCGGGGATCGTGGCCCATCTAATCTGTTGATAGACGGGGTGATTAGTCGGCTGATGGGGAAGGGGTATGACAAGGATGGTGAGGTGGCGCGGTCGGGTCAGGCGAGTGACTGGTTATGGGAGAAATTACAGGAGGATGCGTTTGGGCTGAAGGTTGAGGGAAAGACGACACTTGGGCGTGAAGATTTTGATGAAGCTTTCTTTGAGAAGCTGATGGGGATGTGGCCGGCAGAGATGAGTGATGCGGATAAGGTGGCGACGGCGACAGAGGCGGTGGCGCATGTGGTGGTGCAGAGTCTGTTAGATTCGGATGCTTCTGGAAGTTACGAAGCGGGAGGTCAGGGAGATGAGAAGGTTGAAGTGATTTTAGGTGGGGGCGGGGCGAAGAACTGTTATTTGGTGGAGCGGATCAAAGCGATTGCGGAGACGCGTGGTGAGGGGCGGTATTGTGTTAAAACGAGTGATGAGGTGGGGATCCCGGCAGATGCGCGTGAGGCGATGGGGTTTGCGGTGCTGGGCGCGATGAGTGAGGATGGGATAGCGGCGACGTTAGAGAAGGTGACAGGGGCAGATCGGCCGGAGCTGGCGGGGGCTTGGGCCTATCCGTCGAATAGATAG
- a CDS encoding CatB-related O-acetyltransferase yields MTLLDSTKKHPMVMPDGMVVEDIVYLKQVIDHPRLEVGEFSYMHTFERDVTDYCRLLLPYLFPMSCEKVVIGKFVQIAHGVKIVTQSANHKMDGISTYPFMNFMMTEETTAEDIDAMFARGVDRGDTVIGHDVWLGMDAVVMPGVKIGDGAIIGTRSLVVKDIEPYTIVGGNPAKVIRKRFSDEVIEVLGEVKWWDWPIEKIEANVEVIRGGDVEALKKLSGM; encoded by the coding sequence ATGACGTTACTGGATTCGACGAAGAAGCATCCGATGGTGATGCCTGATGGTATGGTGGTTGAGGATATTGTTTATCTGAAGCAGGTGATTGATCATCCACGGTTGGAGGTGGGCGAGTTTAGTTATATGCATACGTTTGAGAGGGATGTGACGGATTATTGCCGGCTGTTGTTGCCGTATTTGTTTCCGATGAGCTGTGAGAAGGTGGTGATTGGGAAGTTTGTGCAGATCGCGCATGGAGTGAAGATTGTGACGCAATCGGCGAATCACAAGATGGATGGGATTTCGACGTATCCATTTATGAATTTTATGATGACGGAGGAGACGACGGCGGAGGATATTGATGCGATGTTTGCGCGTGGTGTGGATCGGGGTGATACTGTGATTGGTCATGATGTTTGGCTGGGGATGGATGCGGTGGTGATGCCTGGTGTTAAGATTGGTGATGGTGCGATCATTGGAACGCGATCGTTGGTGGTGAAGGATATCGAGCCGTATACGATTGTGGGGGGGAATCCGGCGAAGGTGATTCGTAAACGATTTTCGGATGAGGTGATTGAGGTGTTGGGGGAGGTGAAGTGGTGGGATTGGCCGATTGAGAAGATTGAAGCGAATGTCGAGGTGATTCGTGGGGGTGATGTTGAAGCATTGAAAAAGCTGAGTGGCATGTAG
- the ribD gene encoding bifunctional diaminohydroxyphosphoribosylaminopyrimidine deaminase/5-amino-6-(5-phosphoribosylamino)uracil reductase RibD: MSRLQPRDVTFMRHALDLAMQGRGYVEPNPMVGAVIVRDNSVVGSGYHQKYGDAHAEVEAIKDAHEKGVDVKGLTMYVNLEPCCHHGKQGPCADAVIEAGLGRVVVAMEDPYEEVSGAGIEKLVKAGIEVTVGVCEEQALKLNEAFVKRVESGLPWVMCKWAQTVDGKTATTTGDSKWISCDRSREIVHRIRGRFDGVMVGVRTVEMDDPVLTARGVVVKRVARRIVIDPNLRLPLNCKLLKEDGPEVLIAACGKVAGEERERVKDIESFGAKVVPVTRREDGRLDMCAFMRLLVKDYGMTNILCEGGANLTGSLFADELVDQVLVFVSPRIAGDQDAMSAVHGHNLHHICDTHQLQLDNVKQIMDDVLIDYRVIHPNGPEHRVL; the protein is encoded by the coding sequence ATGAGCAGATTGCAGCCGAGAGATGTGACGTTTATGCGGCATGCGTTGGATTTGGCGATGCAGGGGCGGGGATATGTTGAGCCGAATCCGATGGTGGGGGCTGTGATTGTGCGGGATAACAGTGTTGTAGGGTCGGGGTATCACCAAAAATATGGGGATGCGCATGCGGAGGTTGAGGCGATTAAGGATGCGCATGAGAAGGGTGTGGATGTGAAGGGGTTGACGATGTACGTGAATTTGGAGCCATGCTGTCATCATGGGAAACAGGGGCCGTGCGCGGATGCGGTGATCGAGGCGGGGCTTGGGAGAGTTGTGGTGGCGATGGAGGATCCGTATGAGGAGGTGAGCGGTGCGGGGATTGAGAAGCTGGTGAAGGCAGGAATTGAGGTGACGGTAGGTGTGTGCGAGGAGCAGGCGCTGAAGTTGAATGAGGCGTTTGTGAAGCGGGTGGAAAGCGGTTTGCCTTGGGTGATGTGTAAGTGGGCGCAGACGGTGGATGGGAAGACGGCAACGACGACGGGAGACAGTAAGTGGATTAGTTGCGATCGGTCGCGGGAGATTGTGCATCGGATCAGGGGGCGGTTTGATGGGGTGATGGTGGGTGTGCGGACGGTGGAGATGGATGATCCGGTGCTGACGGCGCGGGGTGTGGTTGTGAAACGTGTTGCGAGACGGATTGTGATTGATCCGAATTTGCGGTTGCCGCTGAATTGTAAGTTGTTGAAGGAGGATGGGCCTGAGGTTTTGATTGCGGCGTGCGGGAAGGTTGCGGGGGAGGAGCGAGAGCGGGTGAAGGATATTGAGTCGTTTGGTGCGAAGGTTGTGCCGGTGACAAGACGGGAGGATGGTCGGCTGGATATGTGCGCGTTTATGCGGCTGCTTGTGAAGGATTATGGGATGACGAATATTCTGTGTGAGGGTGGTGCGAATCTGACGGGGTCGCTGTTTGCGGATGAGTTGGTGGATCAGGTGTTGGTGTTTGTGTCGCCGCGGATTGCGGGGGATCAGGATGCGATGAGCGCGGTGCATGGGCATAATTTGCATCATATTTGTGATACGCATCAATTGCAGCTGGATAATGTGAAGCAGATTATGGATGACGTTTTGATTGATTATCGGGTGATCCATCCGAATGGGCCGGAGCATCGTGTGTTGTGA